From the genome of Tachypleus tridentatus isolate NWPU-2018 chromosome 6, ASM421037v1, whole genome shotgun sequence:
tccaaaaacaaataaaacaaacaagtgtcTTCAACCAGAACAGAAGGATAACGTGACGCAAGTGAAACGAAAGTCGACAAATAAAATAATCGATTATTTCAATTGCTAAACCACTGAATGTACAAATTGTTAAATTGCAGTAATTCCTTATTAGAAACGAGTCGCACAGCAAGTAAAAATTTCAACTTTCCCGCGGGTTAATGTCTTAAACTCCCTCTAGTACCCCAGTGGGGCAGCAGTAaaatcttcggatttacgattcttaaaattaggggttcgattcctctcggtgaataCAGCAGTCAGTTTGGTGTGCTTTTGCTATAAAGACACACAAGTACATACACTCTACCCCTATGACTACAACTTGTGTCTTCGGAGCTTCACCTCTTAAAAAAACTGAACGTGCACAATTCAAGTCATGGTTAAGATAAAGGATTGCCAATCCAACTCGGTGATAAATGaaaatttgagaaacaaaacaaactcgaACAAAATTTAAGTTAAACTAAAATGATTCCCAACGCCTAGgctataatgtggaatataaaatatgTCCTGGGTTTTAGAGGTGACTGATTAAGTAGCACCCTCGTTGCGttagggatacaccgtctatcaatgTTAAACTCCGTTCGGCAGTCTCATATGAAGAAACTAAAATAAGATCAAAAGATATTTACACCGCTGAACATGCCTCATAATacgaaagaaaataaatgtaaacaacaagaaaaacaaaatgtatttacttaaatatatatttatttgttactaaaaAAAGGGCATTCTTTTAAACACgcaatagagaaaaaaaattaatgaatctAATACTTGAAAAAATGATTCTTGGATATTAAGTGATATCAGAGTTTGAGTGCACGTAtgttgtactttaaaaaataattatcacaaaatgatagaaacaactttaaatttcacttttttaCATTAGGAAGTAAGTGGCTTTAGGAAGACTGAAATATATACTTCATTAGCATTCAAAAAAATCCGCTACTTGATGTTAAAACATGATGTTTTTCATGAGCAAAACACAACATAGAATATTAtaggaaaacataaataaatgaatgtttGCAGCTAtcgcagtaaaaaaaaaacttcattctATACATGCTTCAAGTTTGTTTAGCATTCCGTGCTATATAGATGATTCTTTAAATTTCAATGAAGTGTGATACTTTGCGTCCGTCTTGAACTCGTCTTCACTTCCGAGGTCTACGGCCAAATTTATCTTACCATACTTTTCTGTCGTAACGGTACTAACATTTGGTACTGTTACTGGATAGCTCATGGATGTACTTGTTTTGTGGATACTTTCTGGAAGGTTAACCATGCAGCGGAAGATATCAAACCTTTGTGGAAGATATCCCATTTCAAACATCCACTTCGTGAAGTTTGAAATTACCAAAAGGGTCACTAGACTGGTCAACATAGACAAAGTTCTGAAAGGAAAACGCTGCCCACTGGTTTCACTGAAGAATGGGTAATGGATAACTGGTTCGAGTCCGATAACGCTCTCGCCACCGAAAGCTCGAAGCAAAAACCCAACAATATACGCACTCAATGATCCATAGGTGTTGCAGTACTTTTTGAGGTGGACAACACATAGCAACTGAGGAAACAAGATGACGTAGACAAGGTCAGAGCACAAGTACCAAAGAGCGTTGATGGACCTGACAGTTAGCGCCATGGCTGTCGCTAATACTCCAACAACGACAATAGAAATCCTAATCACCCACACTATTTCTCGTTCTGATGCCTGTATAGAATAACAAAAAGACTCAAGTTCTCTAGtggattttgttttgtaaaaaaaatgatcTCTTAACATTTTAATAGTATCATGTTTAAGTAACTTTTCAAGCTTTTAACACAAATACTCATgcttgtattaagtaatttatttagacTATCactatatttttagttgtttttttacaaattaatgcAAACTTTCAGCTCAATTATCTAAACcttataacttccaatatgatTACAAAATTCGCAAATATCATCTCTCAATCAACATCAACTTTCGacaggtttgtttttaattttgcgcaaagctacacgagggctacctacgctagctgtccccaatttagcagtgtaagactatagagaaggcagctagtcatcaccacccaccgccaacttttgggctattcttttattaacgaatagtgggattgtagtcaatcattataacacccccacggctgaaagggcgagcatgtttggtgtgacggggattcgaacccgcgactttaaccacctggccatgctgggcctctaaCTTTCGAAAGGTGAATCTTACATTTTGACGAAATATCAGCTTATAGACGTTGTGGGCAAACATGGAACTGGCGCTAAGAACGGAAGAATCTGATGAAGACATTACAGCAGCAGAAACAGCTCCGAGACCGAAGAATGAAACAGCAGTAGGAGTGAGGTACTGTAACACCAGGGGAAGCACAAGTGAACTCTTGTCCGGCGTCACTGGCATTCCATAAGCAGTTTCGTTCCAcgctatgaaaataaaacaacaacatttctgATAAATAAGGCCCAAGGTATTGCGACACCAACATCTAGAAATGTAAACGGGAAGAAAAAAATCACTTCCAAAATGGTGTATTATTGGAGTGAATCCAGTGAGCATCTtgataattagaaataatcttATATAAAAATGGAGTGATCACGACCAATGAAGCATACTTACCTGTTGCCTTAGCAACTACTCCAATGATCATTGGAGGAACAGCCATAACAATGCATCCAACAGCAGCTACATAGGAAAGTATCTGAGCATTAAAGGCACTCTTAGCAGATAGAACTCTTTGGAAATAAACCTAGAAaggcagaaaaaaaaattgtatatgtttcttttattgcatAATCCGtacatgttttgtttaatattaaggCTAATTGGGAAAAGGGGAGTACTTTTGCTAAGCCACATGGATCAAACAATTCTACATCTAGTCAAGTGGCCGGCTACGATCATCAACAAAAATCATTCGTTTACCTACACTATACACAAATTAAGATCATTCTTATTCACTTCAATTTTATGGACAGATGACAACAGTTCTGTTATTAAATTGCACAAGTTTAAAGTAATCTGTTAAGATTAGAAACAAGTTAAAGTCATAAACCTAGTTGAACTAAAGATTATGCTTATTGCTACCTTTACCCTGGATCCCTGTACATGTGAAGAAGGGTATAAACATGATGACGACTGAGTTGAAACATGTTAAAATTAGCATGTTTAGGTCTTCGATAAAATCTTAATTTAGGTCAGAGACACACACAAACGTCGTATGATAAATCAAAGATATAAGGAACAGTCTGAGAATAATGCATCTTAGGCAGTTCAAATCCGTAAAGATCGGAACAGTTCGCAacacttattgaaacaaataaacaaagcaacAATAATTTGGAATTAGGttcatcattaaataattttcagttaGTAAATAAACGGACTTAGAACTTCACAAGACGAACAGTGAATTTACATTTTCTaatagatttactgttatacatttatttaatacctacatttgtttcattatagttttgcACGCGACAGATATTGTTGGATGCAAGTTGCGCAAgtccgcctgttctctaaatttgtagaagattctcaaaagtaagaatcaacaatgtgatTTGCGAAAATGCTAGTGTGTCTTCGAACACTGTTGAACGTTCAAGAATCTCGCGTGATTAGTATATAAAAGCAGGCCATCACAAGACGCCATGAGATAGTTTTAAATGATTGGCTAAATACAGTCAGTATACTGTAAGCCTAGGAAGTTACagttgtgattaacacttattaatcgaaaaattacagaatttaaccaggaatgtttatagatttcgaacattacgagccgtttaacttcagaaaattaaccTCGAACGTTTGTATTTCAAAGAGGATATTAGATACCTTCATCGATaaaaagtgagcttgtaaaccgcgttaggccaaacaagaatagagctagtgAGGATTCCCGTCAAGTGTAGAGTAGgaatatctgtgtatcaacataaaagtaatttatgcCTCGTTGACCTGGACCATGGATAAAATAATCCGCTCCAGACCATATAGAGAACTGagtattgtttgtgagtttgtataATTTTTGGTTTATAAACCAATATTATTAACTACAATCTGCAATAATTGTTATtgtcttgtattattatttatgtgtgaAAAATATGTGTTCAGAAAGAAAcatgtgtgtatcaattttgttggcaaatatcatataaaaattcaagtaacttctaaattaaaattaaaatttccaactatttaaaatcgtaatacctAACGTACgtgacataataaattggagactcttccgagatgaattataataaacaacaagttCCTCTTATCTTTCAAActctaaacattttcattttttctttaatacttcTCGATTAATTTATCAGGATTTTGTTTTATTCGAATTGCTACTTGAGTGTAACATTCCTGTATAATAGTTGCTAAGCCTACCTGCCAAGGAATTCCTCCAAGTATTAACAACAACCAGTAATCCATGTACACACCAACATCAGTTAGCTCCACTGACCCGAGCCAGTCGGTCGAGTTTAAAGATGTGTCACCAACAGCTTCGTATAAGAAACTGAATGGGATACTCAACCACTGTTCGcgataaaacagtttaattaatatattggCTACTTGatctaaaatttataaaagctagtataatatttactataacaAGAAATATCAGAggataaataaaattagtattgaaagaaaaaaatgtttacttttttagaGAGGAGGATATAAACAGGAAGGTCCTGAGAGTTACTGTTAAAATTTAAGGTGTCAGGCGAGTCAGAAAGGTTTACGAACGTGGAGACGACTACAAACGTCCCGAGTATTACTGTAGTGGGAATTGTGGGAAAGGGACAAGTCTCTTGAAATGAACGACAAAAATCCTCTTACGCTAAGCATTGTTTCCCAATCGCTGGATGACATAAAATCATAGGCAAGGGCTTTGAATTTATCACTGTTGTGATTTAAAGATGTAGaagcaaagaaagaaagataattGATCTTACTTGTTCTTATCACGGCAAATGAGACACACAACACTGACTTAAGCAAAGTACAGGTAAGGCTTAAGAGTCGTTGAAACGTCATTAGCATAATTTGTGATTTGTTTGAGGTCATTAGTTCTAATGTGACACATCAACATCAGAGTGTGGAAGAACAAAGTCCAGAAAGTCATATAAAACCTATTCCACTGAGagatttaactaaaatattaaaagccaataaaatactaataaatatattgataacaaaactgtaatacattgtttaattcatttagagcaaagccacattgagcaaTCTTTTGTATCCACTGCACGAagtcgaacccctaattttaacgtcATATCGCTGTATTACTGgaagaaaaagtaatttatctTTGGAAAAATGTCAGATCTGTGGTTTACAAGTttacaaatagccctcgtgtagctttgagcgaaattcaaaaaacaaacatcgttAACATTTGTTCGaatgaatgtcgtcggtgtttgggtaataaaagttcataccctggagggtcaggttctctatgacctcttcctcctccccgtacttatattcttggctgattgatatttataactgtgaactgaatattatttggtccttttcagggcaatgtccatgtattttggctcgtataccgttattattttattctattagcagaatgtcaagtttgctggtggcaatttttttttaatacataaataaataaactatatatatatattattatttaaagtttttatatatttgtttttattattatttaaagtttttatatatttgtttttattattatttaaagttttttatatatatttttttctttttatttatttttatatttgaaatataagttaactggggagagatatttagaactagcttcatcatgtatgaggtacctatctagttcgcatagtaattcgtttttcatccaattcttatcaaagtacattattgtaatatgtaggagtctatctggtatggttggtatgttcgagtatttctgaatgaattgagatgatattgttcttggaactctgtatgcagttgtgaggagtgtgttttggattgtttgtagtttagttttaattattttattgcttatagttatccatgctggagctgcatagtctattacaggtctaatatatgttttatagatttttagtatgttatctgtagatgctccactgtttttaccagttagattcCAAGCTAAACTTGAGTTCTTcgctaaactttatttttaatttcgttcacatgattgatccaagttagttttgaatcataggtcagacctaaaaattttgccgatggggcaatctggcgtagagtgccattcatatataattctggctgttgatttttgtattttgtcgatttcgtaaagactacgagttgcgtttttgctgtgtttatttttattctttatttgtgacagatttcacttattctatttagttgcggttgtatgttcgtggctgctatcgtgggtgttgcggcacttttccagactgccacatcatctgcgaactgtgaagagaatccatgatttggatccttcagtggcatattgtttacatacatgatgaagagtatagggctaaccacccctccctgagggacaccagcttcaggagtaaagtattcagaaaaagttccttcaacatttactctacattttctgttttccaaaaagttagataaccagcgaataattcctcacggtagttccatttcattcattcggaaccttagaccatcgtgccaaacagtgtcgaatgttttctcgatatcaaggaagcaagcgactgtacattcttttttgttgaagctatctattatggtttcggttaatcagattaggtggtctgtcgtttgtctaaatttccagaatccattttgttcttttggtaattttgatgttatctccaagaatgtggagagtctattactgattattctttcaagaattgtgcctacacagctggtcaggctgataggaggatagcttgtatttcgtcttcacctggtgctttgttttttgtgttttttattgcttctagtaattcttgaagggatatttcattttttattaatgtgcttgcataatctgtatcggaacttgtatttgtatatgtttattggaaaaattggttcaaattgatgtttattgtttaatatgtgattagtgactttattgtagaaatatgtatccatatctgggtcagtgtgagttttaaatgtattttggagttgatctttgaaagcttcggctatttctttatttgtgtgtgctatagtattattatgttcgagtggaggatatttctttgtgtttgtgttttcatttgtgagtcttttaagatgtgaccagaattttttcgggtcagttttatcatttagtttattgcAGTAATTGTCCcacttatttttgttgttttatttgtgttctgatgtgatttctaatgttgtttatttgtgttttggtttctctgtctcttgtaatcatgtactgtcttcttaattgtcttcgttttttgattagagtgattatttctgtggtgggtttccatgtgttgtttgttgttttatggtattgttttggtattgttaacttggctgctttctgaaggcactccataattgtttgacagtagttatccatttcgacatgggttttaacttcttttataactttattaggtaacaGGTTACCTAACTCCTGTTTATAATATTGCAaatctgcttttctgtaattaaatttttctttcctatatgttatatttttatggggggcgagatcaaagacacaatatattgggaggtgatcactgtcaacatcttttcccacttggAATTTTATAACTTTCTGGCTTAGATTACATGAACACATATacaggtctagtatgtcactggagttagtggCAAACGCTGTATGTGTGGGGTGGTATCATGCGCATACTgttcatttctaatttagcaatgtaagactggagagaaagcagctagtcatcaccagccaccgccaactcttgggctactcttattaccaatgaatagtgggattgatcgtaacattacaatgtacccacggctgaaagggcaaacaagTTTTGTGTAACGGGCATtcaatcccgcgaccctcagattgcgtgCGCCCTAACAACGTGGCCGTGCTGGGCTTAGCtattacactgtttgtgtttgaatttcgcgcaaagctacttgaaggttatctgcgctagccgtccctaacttagcagtgtaagactagagggaaggcagctagtcatcactacccaccgccgactcttggattactcttttaccaacgaatagtgggattgaccgtcacattataacgcccccatggctgaaagggcgacgagcatgtttggtgtgacggggattcgaacccgcgaccctcatattacgagtcaaacgccttaacccaccaggccatgagGGGTCCGCTTAGCCACTAAAGAAATGCGATAGTTTGTgtttgaatagtggaattgaccgtcacattataacgccccatggctggaagggcgacgagcatgtttggtgtgacggggattcgaacccgcgaccctcagattacgagtcgaacgccttaacccaccaggccatgagGGGTCCGCTTAGCCATTAAAGAAATGCGATATTTTTCGAAAAATGGATTCTATTTCATCTTCATGTTCCTGTAACAGAATAGTTGAAAACACTCTAGTCGCTAGGTTGATTTGATTTAAgacatttttaacaataaaatttttcGTTCCTCTGTTCTATGTGTTTTCTATACATTTCAGATACCACTTTatggttaatatttttttaatcataaaatcataaaagaaaaaattgcaTAAACACGTTGAACACTGATGGTTCCAAGGGCAAGCGAACATCGCACATGTTAAcatcttgaaaaaaaacattatattggaAATCGCTGACAATCATGCAcgagttttgtaaaaaaaaattccttcCGGATATACTATACGTACTCAAGAGATATCCGTCTCTGATTCTGAACCGATAGACAGACTAAACCCGTTTACAGTTGTCTGAACGAATTATGGAATTTGAACTTTCACCTTTACGGGGTGCATTTGTTTTTGTATCGGGAGTCGAATAATTCATAATCCAACACTAACCACTGAGCTCTAAACGTTTAGGTTAAGAAAACTTTCATAACGGTTTATAGGTACAAGCAAAGGTAACACCCACAGTGtttaaattgttactttttcttaGTAAATACATGATCGTGGAAATAAAAACCCGATActgccagtggcacagcggtaaatctGTAGACACGTGAAGCTAAAAATAAggttcgatacttgtggtgggcagagcacagatagctcatcatgtagctttgtgcgtaagcACAAGCAAACCACTTGTACCTGTACCACTGGCTATCACACTATGCTAATTACGTAAAGCCAATCTAACAACATTAAGTGGATCACACGTAATAATACCAGTTCCCACCATTGGTGTGATAACAACAGCCTTCTGAACTAtgtaattaatatatgaaatatatagcGCTGTCAAGGTATAAGTGTTATgcgaaaataatttaaataaatgggTTTATACTTTCCACTTACCAAACCAATGATGATACAGAACAACTGAATGACGTCAGTGTAGGCGACTGAATACAAGCCACCAAAGAGTGTGTATAATACAGCAATACAGCAAGACACTATGATGGATGTGTTGATCTCTATGTCAATGATGACACTAATAGTGGCTCCTGAAAACACAATAAATGCAACTGTTACAAGTCAGCATTGGTGTCGTAATCAAGTACAACTTCACAAAGTTCAACAATCATTGTGGCGAGATATTATTCAATCAATCATCACATGAAGTCTGAAAATATTCAAGAAACATGGAAAGTATTTTCACAATTAACACTTGTGATAAACAGAGGGCATGTGCTAGTAGCAATGACATATATGAAACTAGGTGGCACTACAAACAGGTCCTTCTTAACAATATCTCACCCATAAAAGAGTAATTTTCCACAATCTCAGTGAGCACCTGATTGAGTATGTTGTTTTAAAGGTATTAGAAAGTTATTCTCAAAGTGTAGTACGCGTACTACTAGCGTTACGTGGAGCTAATATTGGTGACAGGCTGAATGTCAAACGTATAAAGTTTGTAACCATTCCAGTTGAGCTTGTTACGTACATACAGGTACTACTATCCCTCTTTTCTCTCCACTAACATTGACTCGCTAATGTTTTATGCTCTTCAGATACGACGACGCACACCATAAATCATTTAACTgcgacaaaaaaagaaaaacaaatcacacCATTCCCACTAATGagcaaatattgaaaaatattaaattttgctaatagtttttttttaattaggccTAGTTTTGTACCCAAGAAGAAAAAAGtgtgaacaaaaaaaaagtgttgcaCCCAAGCCTGAAAGATATGACAACCACTGCACTGCCCAACATATCTCACCTTTCTCGTTTGTACTTGTACATGAAGATGATACTACACACGAAGTTGCTAAGAAACGATTTGCTGATCATATGAGGTTTCCAAAAGCACCGCAGTTCAAACTCTTGAGAATAAGACAGGATATGACCACCTTCTTCAGCGGCTATACTTTACACCTATTCATATTGTAATGGGCAAATCAAAGCACAAAAAAAATTATTcggttcgtttgtttttaatttcg
Proteins encoded in this window:
- the LOC143254359 gene encoding high-affinity choline transporter 1-like isoform X1 encodes the protein MAINIPGLVSILIFYVIIMVVGIWAGRKRKTSGGSSESEEVMLAGRNIGLFVGIFTMTATWVGGGYINGTAEAMFSFGLAWCQAPFGYSLSLALGGLLFAKTMRSKGYMTMLDPLQENFGSRMGGLLFLPALCGEIFWSAAILAALGATISVIIDIEINTSIIVSCCIAVLYTLFGGLYSVAYTDVIQLFCIIIGLWLSIPFSFLYEAVGDTSLNSTDWLGSVELTDVGVYMDYWLLLILGGIPWQVYFQRVLSAKSAFNAQILSYVAAVGCIVMAVPPMIIGVVAKATAWNETAYGMPVTPDKSSLVLPLVLQYLTPTAVSFFGLGAVSAAVMSSSDSSVLSASSMFAHNVYKLIFRQNASEREIVWVIRISIVVVGVLATAMALTVRSINALWYLCSDLVYVILFPQLLCVVHLKKYCNTYGSLSAYIVGFLLRAFGGESVIGLEPVIHYPFFSETSGQRFPFRTLSMLTSLVTLLVISNFTKWMFEMGYLPQRFDIFRCMVNLPESIHKTSTSMSYPVTVPNVSTVTTEKYGKINLAVDLGSEDEFKTDAKYHTSLKFKESSI
- the LOC143254359 gene encoding high-affinity choline transporter 1-like isoform X2 — protein: MAINIPGLVSILIFYVIIMVVGIWAGRKRKTSGGSSESEEVMLAGRNIGLFVGIFTMTATWVGGGYINGTAEAMFSFGLAWCQAPFGYSLSLALGATISVIIDIEINTSIIVSCCIAVLYTLFGGLYSVAYTDVIQLFCIIIGLWLSIPFSFLYEAVGDTSLNSTDWLGSVELTDVGVYMDYWLLLILGGIPWQVYFQRVLSAKSAFNAQILSYVAAVGCIVMAVPPMIIGVVAKATAWNETAYGMPVTPDKSSLVLPLVLQYLTPTAVSFFGLGAVSAAVMSSSDSSVLSASSMFAHNVYKLIFRQNASEREIVWVIRISIVVVGVLATAMALTVRSINALWYLCSDLVYVILFPQLLCVVHLKKYCNTYGSLSAYIVGFLLRAFGGESVIGLEPVIHYPFFSETSGQRFPFRTLSMLTSLVTLLVISNFTKWMFEMGYLPQRFDIFRCMVNLPESIHKTSTSMSYPVTVPNVSTVTTEKYGKINLAVDLGSEDEFKTDAKYHTSLKFKESSI
- the LOC143254359 gene encoding high-affinity choline transporter 1-like isoform X3; this encodes MFSFGLAWCQAPFGYSLSLALGGLLFAKTMRSKGYMTMLDPLQENFGSRMGGLLFLPALCGEIFWSAAILAALGATISVIIDIEINTSIIVSCCIAVLYTLFGGLYSVAYTDVIQLFCIIIGLWLSIPFSFLYEAVGDTSLNSTDWLGSVELTDVGVYMDYWLLLILGGIPWQVYFQRVLSAKSAFNAQILSYVAAVGCIVMAVPPMIIGVVAKATAWNETAYGMPVTPDKSSLVLPLVLQYLTPTAVSFFGLGAVSAAVMSSSDSSVLSASSMFAHNVYKLIFRQNASEREIVWVIRISIVVVGVLATAMALTVRSINALWYLCSDLVYVILFPQLLCVVHLKKYCNTYGSLSAYIVGFLLRAFGGESVIGLEPVIHYPFFSETSGQRFPFRTLSMLTSLVTLLVISNFTKWMFEMGYLPQRFDIFRCMVNLPESIHKTSTSMSYPVTVPNVSTVTTEKYGKINLAVDLGSEDEFKTDAKYHTSLKFKESSI